The genomic region ATTGTACACTCCATACAGAAAGCCCAGCACTTGGCCCTTAGCTACCTCTCCTGCTGCAAAAGGACACAGGAGTGGacttttctggttttaattcAAAAACTTGCATGCTTGTGTTCAAGTCACTACTAAAGGTGATGTCTGCACACCAGCTGTGAATAACAAACATCTTAAGGACTCGCTCCCAAGCCAATTCGAGTTCAGTGGCAGCAAGTAGTTAAAATCACATCAACTCAACCTACTTTTTGAAATGGGTGACTTGAAACCATTGCTAATTTACCCTAGACAACACTGGAACTGCTCTGTCCACAAAAACAGGAGAGCATTTAAGGAAGCAACTCTATCAGCAGTAAGATCTTAAATTACCAGCTCCCTTCAAAAGCTTCTATGATCATATGAAGCCCAACAACACTAGCTAAAATGTTGCTAGAAATGCTGCTGGCACTCTACAGCTAAAGGTGCCTAACCACACAAAATATCCTAATCTCAAAGTGAACCTCAATGAACAAAAGTCTGCCTGGAGAAGTTGTTGAAGCCtgatccctggaggcattcaaggccaggctgaaagGGACCCTAATTCAGTAGCTGGCAACGCCATCCACAGCaaggttgaaactaaatgatctttaaagttcctcccaatctaagccattctgtgataagCTACCTTTCAATTTAAGGCCAAAAAAACAGGGGTAATACTGTATACAGtattgaagaaaagaaaggatgcCACTATCTGCTGAAAAACCAGGTTGTAAGGGAGCATGTGGCACAGTTCAGGTGCATCCAGATTCACTGCCTACCATCATCCTATACACGCTCATGGGATGTACACCTTCCATGAACAATCACTGCTGATAAACTAAGCAGGTACTTTTCCTTTGTTAAAAGGAACTCTTTTCAGCCTGAACACTAGTATAGTTTCTCTCTCAACCCCTTTTGTTGAGAATTGAGTAAGGAAAGATCTTACACTGCCTGTTATTAATGTAGCAACAAGCCCAACTGAAAGTTTGTTTACCCTGTTGCTAAGGATCTTCTGAACTGGGTCAGGATCATCAAACACCACAAACCCAAAATTGGGGAGCTTTCCACCACTGTTGATGCGCAGTTCAACAACATTGCCATAGCCTGCAAGAGAAGAGCCAAGTTCTTGGGTCATACATTAGAATGCTCTGTTGTCACACCAATGGCTGCAACCCCAAACCCTGAGGAGTAGAACTACCAACTTACTTTGGAAAAAGTCTTTTAGTTCACTTTTATCCACGTCATGGGGAAGGTTCCCAACAAAGAGCTGGTGACTGTCCGGGTACCTCACAATCCGCCTTGTTTCCACATCACCTTGTTCACCCTCACGAACTTGGAACATAAGAGTAAAGTTTAAGAAAAGACAGtcccagaaacaaacaagaatagCATCACAGTTAGAATTAGCATGTAAACTGCCTACCCATTTATACATAGGAAGGTAAGCACCTTACACCAGGAATTTTCTAACTGCTTGCTTTTTGTCAtctgactgaaaacaaatactgaataaaaaCCTGGATACTTCAGAGAATGCCAGACTTAGACTTTCAGACCAAAACCATTCAATATCCAGGTAAGTAGAAAAACCTCACTGTTAATAAGACTCACAAAACCTCATCTCACTGATTCCCCAAAACCACCAAATCCAAAAGCAGAAGTTTTACATTCTGTAGCTTTTCTTACTTGGCCTAGGACCCCTCTGTGGTGGGATGCTTGTTCGCTGCTCCCTCACCCTCTGATCCCTCTGAGGTCTCTGTGGTGGGGTCTGAGATTCAGGCTTCGCCTCAGGACGGGGCTGTATAAATTCAAAAGAATTATCATGCAAGAATACAACAAAACAGTAGTGCAATTTAAGAGCTTGCTATCAAGTAATTTATCAGTTCTATTGAAAATTGAGTCAAAAGCCTGAATTCCATTACTTTCACCTGTTAGGCTGTGGCACTCAACATCAAGTCAAAATTTCCAAGTCATTCCATACACAACTGCACAAGAAGTGACCTCCTGAAGTATGGCTATATTACCATACACTCATTTCACGACAAAACCACGTTCATCAATAAGCAGAGGAAAAGTTAGAGAAACTGCTTCTCCTGTTAAGTACATTTGTTTTAGACTACAGATATAATCAGCAGTCGTGACCTCTTTTCTCCACAAGGAATTACTCCTCAGTCCAAAAATCCAAGGAACAACGTTTATGATATCCACCATGGAACACTGAATTAGACAGCCCTCAGAGCCTAAGAATTCAATTCACACTGATTTCACTACTTCTTCCCAATCTCAGCTTCCTGCCAGCCAGTTTAGCAGTGAAACAGCTTTAGATGCTGAATTCCTACCTGTGAGACTGGTACTTTCACAACATGAGGTGGTATCCCTGATACTGGAACAGCTCCACTGGGAGGGAGGTTCTTACTGGTTACTGATGCCCAAGAAAATGtctaaaggaaagaagattTAACTCAACTCCATATTCCTGATGTTACCATGTCTGTTATTTGCATCAAAGTTTTAATCTGTGACATTATGGATTCAACCATTAGCAGTTTCCCCACAACCCCCTTCAAATAATCCCAATTCAGAAGACATAGTATTGCAATAACAGAATTCCACTTCTAACCTATTATTGACATCCAAGTAAAATTGAAATATGAGACAGCAACAGCCTAGCACAAAGTACCACAATAAAGTTAAAGTATTGCTCTATGGAATACTCATTTGTCAACTTTTGACTCCTTTGACACCATAGAGTGACAAAAAAACGTCACCAGCTAGGTCACATCTCAACCATTTTCCTGATTCAGCATCTTAGCTATAGTCAGTAAAGAATGTTAGAAACTGTTTATAAACTTAAGCCTCTCACTGTTACCACAGTTTCAACACCCCCAAAGTTTACAAAGCTCTCCTTTAGATCACAGTAATTTAGACAAGTAGTTACTACCTAGAAATTCAAGTATCTACTGTTGCATAAAAGCCAATGAGAAAAAGGCAACTGTTCATGAAAAGAACAATCTGGACTCAGGAAAGCACTATAAAGCATTTGAACACTTGTATCTAAATCCAGATACTTCTCTCACCAGAGAGCAGAATGAAACAAGAGTGTCAAACTTCCTGATGAAACAACATGAAGAATCACACGCGGTTATTTACCCTGGAGTCTTCTTGCACTGCAGGAGCTGGatcagcaggagctggagaaggactCTTCTCCACAGTCTCTTCTGGAGCCGATTCCTCCAATACTGGCTCAGATTTTTCCTCCTGTGCCTCTGGCTCAGGTTCCTGTTCAGGTTCTGGCTCTGGCTCAGGCTCTGCCTCTGCAGTTGTCTCTTCCAGGTGTTCTTCAATGTCATTGCTATTAGAACCACAAGAAGAGCAAGCAAGGGTGGTATTTACTGCATCTGATTAGATTACTGGGTAGTAAGGAATGCTACTTGTTCAATATAGAAGCCAACCACACttcattaaaaaggaagaaggaaaggtaATCTAAATAAAACTACATTGTACAAGCATGCAAGCTTCACATTGCTACACTACAGACCACAGCATTACATCTTCTGATAATCTGGAGTCTCTGCACTAAGCATAACAGCATTTAAGTTTCAGTTGTCTTTCAACTgtcaaaagggaaaaatcatGTAGCAGCAAGTTCACATAACTTGTTCTATAAGTAGTCAATATTACCATCTAACAAAGGTATTACCTGACAGTCTGCTCATAATAAGCACCGGTATCATCAGGAACAGCCTCAGGTGTTTGTTGTCTTTCCTCAGGttcctccccttcttcctcAGATTCTAAATGAAGTTAGGAACAAGAAACACCACACACAGCTTTAGTACTCAATTCCAACTCATCTCCCACCAACACACATTTGAAatctctgctgcagagcacaaggAAGCACTATCAAAACATAGCACTACACAGACATTTCCTTACAGTTACGCTTCCACTTGAGTTACTTGCTTTTGTCTGACatcaaataacattttctaaatACTACAGAAAACAACTGTTGCCTACAAATCTGATTGCTACTGCTCAAAAAAGGTCTTACAGTACTTTCAATAGAAACAGAAGATATCAGAAAAATAACTACAGACAACATAAGGATAAAAGGATAAAACTACAAGCAAGGAGAAGACCCAGAACACCAGAAGGATTAATGCTGTAGAAAGAGGCTTCCTGTagtctgaaaacaaagcatgaaaCAGACCCTGGAACAAACATCAACAATATCACACGAAGACTGCTGGTACTCACCTTCAGGAGGCTCAGTGTCAGAGTCACCAAAAACTTCATCTTGGTAGCGGAAGATATCATTGTGGACATAAAATTTGTTTGCAACAGAACCCTAGAAGAAATAAGGGAGGAACTAATTATATCAACTGCAATACCATAAACTAAAGTAACAAAACAAGAAGAGCTGAAGCACATCACCCTTCCCCCACAAATACAAAATAGCAATCCAAACTTGccccctttaaaaaaaatgcactatGCAGATAAAAAGATGTATCATGCTAGGAAGTCAAGCACGCATGAATCAACAGGAAGtttaatgattttattcttATTGCTGATGAAGCAGTAAGCAGAGCAATCTGTGATTCAAGGTTCTAATTCTTAGCCCTAAGTCAACCTGAAAAAATAGTGTGAATTTGCAATCCTCCCTCTTCTTTCCATTATCATTTTGTTCAAAAGTATATTTTGAAAGCCTCCTCAAATGCCATGTAAGCACTTTACCAAATAAGACAATCTAAATCCTGTCTTCATGGGACAGAAAGCACTTTCTTCTTCCCACTTTTTCCAATACAAGAACAAGTAACAAGGAAGGCAAGCCAAGGACAGAACcactttaaaaatgcataagaaaaaaaagtgttgtagATACCAAGTCACAAGTCAGGGTATTTATGTCTGTAATTATGATACCCAAGGTTGATTGCTGAACACACAGAAGTAGCACAAATTCCCTAAGAATCTGCAGAGTACTCCTACCCAATTGCATGGTAAACTACCTTCCCAGTGTAACATTGGACATTCTGACATCAAAACAGGCCTCGAATCTTGAAATGATAGTATAAGCACTACAATAATGTTATCGCTCAGTATAGCATACCTCAGGTGCAAGTACAAATGTTTGCATGAACCTGCGCACCGGCTGCATGTTATTGGAGAGCTCTCCCATCACCTGCACTACAACACCATCATTGAGAGTAGCATGGGCATCCACATGACGGATTTTTGTGTGGCAGTCCTTGAAGTTTAATGACAGCACCTTCTTGTGGATGTCCTATGAAGGGCAGAATACAGGTTACACTGTGAGTCATTTCCGCTAAACTAGTGGCTTCcagtgaaagaagaaacaaaacacttatATTCCCAGACTTCAACAAGAAAGTTTGACAGTAAGCTCTAAGTTTGCTCTGCAAGATATTTTACAATATGAACTTCAATAAAAGGAAGCATATCATGATTACTGCTGTGTAAAATTAGGTTGTTGTTTCTCCCCtttcacagaatggcctgggttggaagggacctcaaggatcatgaatctccaacccccaccccagGCAGGGCttcccatttaatactagatcaggctgcccacggTCCCATAtaacctggccctgaacacttccagggacagggcatccacaacctctctgggcagcctgttccagcacctcaccactctcaaagtaaagaacttccctgacatccaacctgaatctcccatCCTTCAActtaacagcaggacaaggggaaatggttatctaccctttcaaagagttgactcccctcccaattataggctccctttaggtaccaAAAGGCCACAATTacatcaccccacagccttcttttctccaggctaaacgagctcatctct from Gallus gallus isolate bGalGal1 chromosome 13, bGalGal1.mat.broiler.GRCg7b, whole genome shotgun sequence harbors:
- the G3BP1 gene encoding ras GTPase-activating protein-binding protein 1 isoform X1, whose amino-acid sequence is MVMEKPSPLLVGREFVRQYYTLLNQAPDYLHRFYGKNSSYVHGGLDSNGKPADAVYGQSDIHKKVLSLNFKDCHTKIRHVDAHATLNDGVVVQVMGELSNNMQPVRRFMQTFVLAPEGSVANKFYVHNDIFRYQDEVFGDSDTEPPEESEEEGEEPEERQQTPEAVPDDTGAYYEQTVSNDIEEHLEETTAEAEPEPEPEPEQEPEPEAQEEKSEPVLEESAPEETVEKSPSPAPADPAPAVQEDSRTFSWASVTSKNLPPSGAVPVSGIPPHVVKVPVSQPRPEAKPESQTPPQRPQRDQRVREQRTSIPPQRGPRPIREGEQGDVETRRIVRYPDSHQLFVGNLPHDVDKSELKDFFQSYGNVVELRINSGGKLPNFGFVVFDDPDPVQKILSNRPIMFRGEVRLNVEEKKTRAAREGDRRDNRPRGPGGTRGGLGGGIRGPPRGGMSQKPGFGAGRGIGQRQ
- the G3BP1 gene encoding ras GTPase-activating protein-binding protein 1, which gives rise to MVMEKPSPLLVGREFVRQYYTLLNQAPDYLHRFYGKNSSYVHGGLDSNGKPADAVYGQSDIHKKVLSLNFKDCHTKIRHVDAHATLNDGVVVQVMGELSNNMQPVRRFMQTFVLAPEGSVANKFYVHNDIFRYQDEVFGDSDTEPPEESEEEGEEPEERQQTPEAVPDDTGAYYEQTVSNDIEEHLEETTAEAEPEPEPEPEQEPEPEAQEEKSEPVLEESAPEETVEKSPSPAPADPAPAVQEDSRTFSWASVTSKNLPPSGAVPVSGIPPHVVKVPVSQPRPEAKPESQTPPQRPQRDQRVREQRTSIPPQRGPRPIREGEQGDVETRRIVRYPDSHQLFVGNLPHDVDKSELKDFFQKLGSSLAGYGNVVELRINSGGKLPNFGFVVFDDPDPVQKILSNRPIMFRGEVRLNVEEKKTRAAREGDRRDNRPRGPGGTRGGLGGGIRGPPRGGMSQKPGFGAGRGIGQRQ